A portion of the Thiohalorhabdus denitrificans genome contains these proteins:
- a CDS encoding patatin-like phospholipase family protein → MVEGSHPAEAPGVTLALGGGGARGLAHAGVLATLVDAGIPVRAVVGTSIGAEIGAFYCVGLGPDRIEDMVREMDWMATFRLFWPSLEGGALTSGRNIEAYLRERLGNGTFEGCDPPFRAVATDMRTGQQVVLDDGGLVEGVRASIALPGLIKPFKVDGRLLGDGGLVNPLPVDVARRRFGGPVVAVAVHPGARGAGERAEEPDPFQESEEESAGPALIANLQRAVQITQAQLVRLRLEASPPDLTLKPVVPGMSTLEFYRGGEALEAGRKAAIENLDRIRALAEPA, encoded by the coding sequence ATGGTCGAGGGGAGCCATCCCGCCGAGGCACCCGGGGTCACCCTCGCCCTCGGCGGCGGGGGCGCCCGGGGCCTCGCTCACGCCGGTGTCCTGGCCACCCTCGTGGACGCCGGCATCCCGGTGCGGGCCGTGGTGGGCACCAGCATCGGCGCCGAGATCGGCGCCTTCTACTGCGTGGGCCTCGGTCCCGACCGCATCGAGGACATGGTCCGCGAGATGGACTGGATGGCCACCTTCCGGCTCTTCTGGCCGAGCCTGGAGGGGGGCGCCCTCACCTCCGGGCGCAACATCGAGGCCTACCTGCGCGAGCGCCTGGGCAACGGGACCTTCGAGGGCTGCGACCCGCCCTTCCGGGCGGTGGCCACGGACATGCGGACGGGCCAGCAGGTGGTCCTGGACGACGGGGGCCTGGTGGAGGGGGTGCGCGCGAGCATCGCCCTGCCCGGGCTCATCAAGCCCTTCAAGGTGGACGGTCGCCTGCTGGGCGACGGCGGTCTGGTGAATCCCCTGCCCGTGGATGTGGCCCGGCGGCGATTCGGCGGCCCGGTGGTGGCGGTGGCCGTCCATCCCGGGGCCCGCGGCGCGGGCGAGCGCGCGGAAGAGCCCGACCCCTTCCAGGAATCCGAGGAGGAGTCGGCGGGGCCCGCCCTCATCGCCAACCTGCAGCGCGCGGTGCAGATCACCCAGGCCCAGCTGGTGCGCCTGCGCCTCGAGGCCAGCCCGCCCGACCTGACCCTCAAGCCCGTGGTTCCGGGCATGAGCACCCTCGAGTTCTACCGCGGCGGGGAGGCCCTGGAGGCGGGCCGGAAGGCCGCCATAGAGAACCTGGACCGCATTCGCGCCCTGGCGGAGCCCGCCTGA
- a CDS encoding aminopeptidase P N-terminal domain-containing protein: protein MDRQVFAQRRERLMERMEGGVAILPNAAVSLRNRDVEYPFRPNSDFLYLTGFTEPEAVAVLVPDHPEHRYLLFVPPKDPAKEVWTGIRAGVEGAERDYGADKAYSLDELDDVLPELLADRERLYVHFGREPEFDRKVTGWLNATRAKERAGVRAPEVLVDVEDLIHEMRLIKGPEELERMREAARISAEAHRRAQEVCRPGMHEYQIQAEMEYVFHYSGAERPAYPSIVAGGANACVLHYTENRAPLNDGDLLLIDAGCEVEGYAADITRTFPVGDTVTGAQRQVWDIVLEAQKAAIDQVRPGHTFDDYHQAALRVLVQGMVDLGLLEGEVDGLIERGEFRDFYMHRTGHWLGLDVHDVGRYKVAADHWRTLEPGMVLTVEPGMYIPPDAEDVRPELRGIGVRLEDDIHVTDGEPENLTAAAPKELPG, encoded by the coding sequence ATGGACAGACAGGTGTTCGCCCAGCGGCGGGAGCGCCTCATGGAGCGCATGGAGGGCGGCGTGGCCATCCTGCCGAACGCCGCCGTGAGCTTGCGCAACCGCGACGTGGAATACCCCTTCCGCCCCAACTCGGACTTCCTCTACCTCACCGGCTTCACCGAGCCGGAGGCGGTGGCGGTGCTGGTGCCCGACCACCCCGAGCACCGCTACCTGCTGTTCGTCCCCCCCAAAGACCCCGCCAAGGAGGTGTGGACGGGCATCCGCGCCGGGGTGGAAGGCGCCGAGCGGGACTACGGCGCCGACAAGGCCTACTCCCTCGACGAGCTGGACGACGTGCTCCCCGAGCTGCTCGCCGATCGCGAGCGGCTGTACGTGCATTTCGGCCGTGAGCCGGAGTTCGACCGCAAGGTCACCGGCTGGCTCAACGCCACCCGCGCCAAGGAGCGCGCCGGCGTGCGCGCCCCCGAGGTGCTGGTGGACGTGGAGGACCTGATCCACGAGATGCGCCTGATCAAGGGACCGGAGGAGCTGGAGCGCATGCGGGAGGCGGCCCGCATCTCCGCCGAGGCCCACCGGCGCGCCCAGGAGGTGTGCCGCCCGGGCATGCACGAGTACCAGATCCAGGCGGAGATGGAGTACGTCTTCCATTACAGCGGCGCCGAGCGCCCCGCCTACCCTTCCATCGTGGCGGGGGGCGCCAACGCCTGCGTGCTCCACTACACGGAGAACCGCGCGCCGCTCAACGACGGCGACCTGCTGCTCATCGACGCCGGCTGCGAGGTGGAAGGCTACGCCGCCGACATCACCCGCACCTTCCCGGTGGGCGACACGGTCACCGGCGCCCAGCGGCAGGTGTGGGACATCGTGCTCGAGGCCCAGAAGGCGGCCATCGACCAGGTGCGTCCGGGCCATACCTTCGACGACTACCACCAAGCGGCGCTGCGGGTCCTGGTGCAGGGCATGGTGGACCTGGGCCTGCTGGAGGGCGAGGTGGACGGCCTCATCGAGCGGGGCGAGTTCCGCGACTTCTACATGCACCGCACCGGCCACTGGCTGGGCCTCGACGTCCACGACGTGGGCCGCTACAAGGTGGCCGCCGACCACTGGCGGACCCTGGAGCCGGGCATGGTGCTCACCGTGGAGCCGGGGATGTACATCCCGCCCGACGCCGAGGACGTGCGCCCGGAGCTGCGCGGCATCGGCGTGCGGCTGGAGGACGACATCCACGTCACCGACGGCGAGCCGGAGAACCTCACCGCCGCCGCGCCCAAGGAGCTGCCGGGCTAG
- a CDS encoding DUF3096 domain-containing protein: MGIYIQLEPLLALIAGIAALVVPPKLGTRIIAVYLVTIAVLQLLDIN; the protein is encoded by the coding sequence GTGGGGATCTACATCCAGCTCGAGCCGCTGCTGGCCCTCATCGCCGGTATCGCGGCCCTCGTCGTCCCCCCCAAGCTGGGGACCCGCATCATCGCCGTCTACCTGGTGACCATCGCCGTCCTGCAGCTGCTGGACATCAACTGA
- a CDS encoding MerR family transcriptional regulator → MNDAHQPRMTIGVLAQKAGVNVETIRYYQRKGLLPEPPRPPGGVRHYGPEVVDRILFIKRAQYMGFTLREVGELLDFGSRGCGKVERLATAKLGEVDDRIADLRIIRRELEKLREQCREGRVSSEWDLVQTVIAGELDPGSERS, encoded by the coding sequence GTGAACGATGCTCACCAGCCGCGCATGACCATAGGGGTTTTGGCCCAGAAGGCGGGGGTCAACGTGGAAACCATCCGCTACTACCAGCGCAAGGGGCTTCTCCCCGAGCCGCCCCGCCCGCCCGGGGGCGTGCGCCACTACGGCCCGGAGGTCGTCGACCGCATCCTCTTTATCAAGCGGGCCCAGTACATGGGCTTCACCTTGCGGGAGGTGGGGGAGCTGCTGGATTTCGGCTCCAGGGGGTGCGGGAAGGTGGAGCGCCTGGCCACCGCCAAGCTTGGCGAGGTGGACGACCGCATCGCCGACCTGCGGATCATTCGCCGGGAGCTGGAGAAGCTGCGGGAGCAGTGCCGGGAAGGGCGGGTAAGCTCGGAGTGGGACCTGGTCCAGACGGTGATCGCCGGGGAATTGGACCCGGGCTCCGAGCGGAGCTAG
- the arsC gene encoding arsenate reductase (thioredoxin): MNILFLCTGNSCRSQMAEGWGRHLGGPDLNFASAGIEVHGQNPRAIAVMAEAGVDISGQESTRLDDELLAWADRVVTVCGHADEHCPILPPGTAKEHWPLSDPAKATGSEAEVMDTFRATRDEVERRVRELVGRLREEVSG, translated from the coding sequence GTGAACATCCTCTTTCTCTGCACCGGCAACTCTTGCCGCAGCCAGATGGCCGAGGGCTGGGGCCGCCACCTGGGCGGCCCGGATCTGAACTTTGCCTCCGCTGGCATCGAGGTCCACGGCCAGAATCCCCGCGCCATCGCCGTCATGGCCGAGGCCGGCGTCGACATCAGCGGCCAGGAGTCCACCCGCCTGGACGATGAGCTGCTGGCCTGGGCCGACCGGGTGGTCACCGTCTGCGGCCACGCCGACGAGCACTGCCCCATCCTTCCCCCGGGCACCGCCAAGGAGCACTGGCCGCTTTCGGACCCGGCCAAGGCCACTGGCAGCGAAGCAGAGGTTATGGATACCTTCCGTGCCACTCGGGACGAGGTGGAGCGGCGGGTGCGGGAGCTGGTGGGGCGGCTGCGGGAGGAAGTCTCCGGGTAG
- a CDS encoding permease, giving the protein MFSALGDWIAYALLGLSPEGSLGPAVQFFVMDTAKIFVLLVAVIYVMGLLRAMISPERVREYVRGKPKGVARSLAVGLGAVTPFCSCSSVPLFIGFVEAGIPLGVTFSFLIASPMINEVAVVLLLGILGWKLTAMYVASGLVVAYAGGALMERLRPERWVADYVWKIRMGETAQPEVDTSIKGRHRFAVGEVREIVGRIWKWVLAGIAVGAAFHGFVPEQWVSTYLAGGQWWTVPAAVVLGVPLYANATGVIPVAEAMLAKDVAVGTVLALMMAIAALSLPEMLILRKVLHWKALAHYAAILAGAFMLVGWGFNLAA; this is encoded by the coding sequence ATGTTCTCCGCCCTGGGCGATTGGATCGCCTACGCCTTGCTGGGCCTAAGCCCCGAGGGGTCCCTGGGTCCGGCGGTGCAATTCTTCGTCATGGACACCGCCAAGATTTTCGTGCTGCTGGTGGCGGTGATCTACGTCATGGGCCTGCTGCGGGCCATGATCAGCCCGGAGCGGGTGCGCGAGTACGTGCGCGGCAAGCCCAAGGGCGTGGCCCGCTCGCTGGCGGTGGGGCTGGGGGCGGTGACGCCGTTTTGCTCCTGCTCCTCGGTGCCGCTGTTCATCGGTTTCGTGGAGGCGGGCATCCCGCTGGGGGTGACCTTCTCCTTCCTCATCGCCAGCCCCATGATCAACGAGGTGGCGGTGGTGCTGCTGCTGGGCATCCTGGGCTGGAAGCTCACCGCCATGTACGTGGCGAGCGGCCTGGTGGTGGCCTACGCCGGCGGCGCCCTCATGGAGCGGCTGCGCCCCGAGCGCTGGGTGGCCGACTACGTCTGGAAGATCCGGATGGGCGAGACCGCCCAACCGGAGGTGGACACCAGCATCAAAGGCCGCCACCGCTTCGCCGTGGGCGAGGTCCGCGAGATCGTCGGCCGCATCTGGAAGTGGGTGTTGGCCGGCATCGCCGTGGGCGCCGCCTTCCACGGCTTCGTGCCCGAGCAGTGGGTGAGCACCTACCTCGCCGGCGGCCAGTGGTGGACGGTGCCCGCGGCGGTGGTCCTCGGCGTGCCCCTGTACGCCAACGCCACCGGCGTCATCCCAGTGGCCGAGGCCATGCTGGCCAAGGACGTGGCCGTGGGCACGGTGCTCGCCCTGATGATGGCCATCGCCGCCCTGTCGCTTCCCGAGATGCTCATACTGCGCAAGGTCCTGCACTGGAAGGCCCTGGCGCACTACGCCGCCATCCTCGCCGGCGCCTTCATGCTGGTGGGATGGGGCTTCAACCTGGCTGCCTGA
- a CDS encoding ArsI/CadI family heavy metal resistance metalloenzyme, with protein MNRFHVHVAVDDLERNKVFYSSLFGAEPAVSKPDYAKWELEDPAVNFAISARGRAPGIDHLGIQAADEDGLSRLEERARAADAGGLKEAGTTCCYAVSDKYWVTDPQGVAWETYHTLDEAALFTEPAGGCCGPETGASSCCD; from the coding sequence ATGAACCGTTTCCATGTGCACGTCGCGGTGGATGATCTGGAGCGCAACAAGGTCTTCTACAGCAGCCTGTTCGGCGCGGAGCCGGCGGTGAGCAAGCCGGACTACGCCAAATGGGAGCTGGAGGATCCGGCGGTGAATTTCGCCATCTCCGCGCGGGGGCGGGCGCCGGGCATCGACCACTTGGGCATCCAGGCGGCCGACGAGGATGGCCTGTCCCGGCTGGAGGAGCGGGCCCGGGCCGCCGATGCGGGGGGCCTCAAGGAGGCGGGCACCACCTGCTGCTACGCCGTCTCCGACAAGTACTGGGTCACCGACCCGCAGGGCGTCGCCTGGGAGACCTACCACACCCTGGACGAGGCGGCGCTGTTCACCGAGCCGGCCGGCGGCTGCTGCGGGCCGGAGACCGGCGCCTCCTCCTGCTGCGATTAG
- a CDS encoding NAD(P) transhydrogenase subunit alpha, which yields MAVKLGVPKETAAGECRVALVPAVAAQLMAKGLEVRMQPGAGAGAFFADGDYHDVRMVEEPADLYREADVLLRVQPPTPEEIDLLGPETAVLGFLDPLGDPDRVARLRDRGVTAFAMELVPRIARAQSMDALSSQASIAGYKAALLAADLAPRFFPMLTTAAGTVRPAKVLVLGAGVAGLQAIATAHRLGASVFAYDVRPETREQAASLGATFLDLDVSGSAEGGYARELTDEEKRKEQELLGEQIAGMDVVITTAAVPGRPAPVLVREAEVTAMRPGSVIVDLAAETGGNCECTVLDETVRHEGVMIHGPRNVPGKLPVHASEMYARNLANFLDLLVDGGHWGPDWEDEVVAKTVLTRNGEIVPDAVRERVEGGAS from the coding sequence ATGGCGGTGAAGCTGGGAGTGCCCAAGGAGACCGCCGCGGGGGAGTGCCGCGTGGCGCTGGTGCCCGCGGTGGCGGCGCAGCTCATGGCCAAGGGCCTGGAGGTCCGCATGCAGCCGGGCGCCGGGGCGGGGGCCTTCTTCGCCGACGGGGACTATCACGACGTGCGCATGGTGGAGGAGCCGGCCGACCTGTACCGCGAGGCGGACGTGCTGCTGCGGGTGCAGCCGCCCACGCCGGAGGAGATCGACCTGCTGGGTCCGGAGACCGCCGTGCTCGGCTTCCTGGATCCCCTGGGCGATCCGGACCGGGTGGCCCGCCTGCGGGACCGCGGGGTCACCGCCTTCGCCATGGAGCTGGTGCCCCGCATCGCCCGGGCCCAGTCCATGGATGCCCTCTCCTCGCAGGCCAGCATCGCCGGCTACAAGGCGGCGCTGCTGGCCGCCGATCTGGCCCCCCGTTTCTTCCCCATGCTCACCACCGCCGCCGGCACCGTGCGCCCGGCCAAGGTGCTGGTCCTCGGCGCCGGGGTGGCGGGACTCCAGGCCATCGCCACCGCCCACCGCTTGGGGGCCTCGGTGTTCGCCTACGACGTTCGCCCCGAAACCCGCGAGCAGGCGGCCTCCCTGGGCGCCACCTTCCTGGACCTGGACGTGAGCGGCTCCGCCGAGGGGGGCTACGCCCGCGAGCTCACCGATGAGGAGAAGCGCAAGGAGCAGGAGCTGCTCGGCGAGCAGATCGCCGGCATGGACGTGGTCATCACCACCGCGGCGGTACCGGGCCGGCCCGCGCCGGTGCTGGTGCGCGAGGCGGAGGTGACCGCCATGCGCCCCGGCTCGGTGATCGTGGACCTCGCCGCCGAGACCGGCGGCAACTGCGAGTGCACCGTGCTCGACGAGACGGTGCGCCACGAGGGGGTGATGATCCACGGCCCCCGCAACGTGCCGGGCAAGCTGCCCGTGCACGCAAGCGAGATGTACGCCCGCAACCTGGCCAATTTCCTGGACCTGCTGGTGGACGGGGGGCACTGGGGGCCGGACTGGGAGGATGAGGTGGTGGCCAAGACCGTCCTCACCCGGAACGGTGAAATCGTGCCCGACGCCGTCCGCGAGCGGGTGGAAGGAGGCGCCTCGTGA
- a CDS encoding TIGR04219 family outer membrane beta-barrel protein, with product MPRIRTISTAGALLLSAGSAHALPLADVEIGARYWQADPSGDVTYDGGGFDVEDDLDFDKEGTPNLYARAAIPFVTLDAEYTDLSYDGEIQRSVGQWGGQDIVANGSSSFDARLLHAGAMFSLPVPFVDIGLGLGATNVDAEAELQTDAGKETGSANFTMPVAKAEVRVDLPALPLNAGVRANGIGYDGDSFRDVTAEVGFEMGLLQVRAGYRQIAVDYDGGDDLKVDSDFSGPFAGLHLAF from the coding sequence CTGCCGCTCGCGGACGTGGAAATCGGCGCCCGCTACTGGCAGGCCGATCCCAGCGGGGACGTGACCTACGATGGGGGCGGCTTCGACGTCGAGGACGACCTGGACTTCGACAAGGAAGGCACCCCCAACCTGTACGCCCGGGCCGCCATCCCCTTCGTCACCCTGGACGCCGAGTACACCGACCTGTCCTACGACGGCGAGATCCAACGCTCCGTCGGCCAATGGGGCGGACAGGACATCGTTGCCAACGGCAGCTCCAGCTTCGACGCCCGCCTCCTGCACGCCGGCGCCATGTTCAGCCTGCCGGTGCCGTTCGTGGACATAGGCCTGGGCCTCGGGGCCACCAACGTGGACGCCGAGGCCGAACTGCAGACCGATGCCGGCAAGGAAACGGGCAGCGCCAACTTCACCATGCCCGTGGCCAAGGCCGAGGTCCGGGTCGACCTGCCCGCCCTGCCGCTGAACGCCGGCGTCCGCGCCAACGGCATCGGCTACGACGGCGACAGCTTCCGCGACGTGACCGCGGAGGTGGGCTTCGAGATGGGCCTGCTGCAGGTCCGTGCCGGCTACCGCCAGATCGCGGTGGACTACGACGGCGGCGACGACCTCAAGGTGGATTCGGACTTCAGCGGACCGTTCGCCGGGCTGCACCTGGCCTTCTAG
- a CDS encoding NAD(P)(+) transhydrogenase (Re/Si-specific) subunit beta has translation MSFVLETGYLVAAVLLILGLRGMSSPRTAHRGLTWVGIGMVVAVLVTFIRTGAGNIGLMLTALVIGGVLAAVYGRQVPMTAMPQGVALFNGMGGGAAGAIAAVELVGGATVGGAPLVLGVLGALIGTVSFAGSGVAFTKLQGWMRRPVRFPAMPMVNGAVALVAVALGIAVIAGAQMDPVLGAYFAAAVALGILVTLPIGGADMPVVISLYNAATGLAVAFEGYLLNNPAMVIAGTVVGAAGTLLTLLMARAMHRSVFQVVGAGFRAPEAAAETGAEGGLLKGIEPVDAAIQLGYARKVVIIPGYGMAVAQAQHKVWELVQRLEERGVEVRFAIHPVAGRMPGHMNVLLAEAGVPYDMVADLETINPELPQADVALVIGANDVVNPSARNVPDSPIYGMPIINADQARNVLVIKRGGGQGFSGVENPLFTADHARVLFRDALDGASELVQALKQV, from the coding sequence ATGAGCTTTGTCCTGGAGACCGGCTACCTGGTGGCGGCGGTGCTGCTAATCCTCGGCCTGCGCGGCATGAGCTCGCCGCGCACCGCCCACCGGGGTCTCACCTGGGTGGGTATCGGGATGGTGGTGGCGGTGCTGGTCACCTTCATCCGCACCGGCGCCGGCAACATCGGCCTCATGCTCACCGCCCTGGTGATCGGCGGCGTGCTGGCGGCGGTCTACGGCCGTCAGGTGCCCATGACCGCCATGCCGCAGGGGGTGGCCCTGTTCAACGGCATGGGCGGCGGCGCGGCGGGAGCCATCGCCGCCGTGGAGCTGGTGGGCGGCGCGACGGTGGGCGGGGCGCCCCTGGTGCTGGGCGTGCTGGGGGCGCTCATCGGCACGGTGTCCTTCGCCGGCAGCGGCGTGGCCTTCACCAAGCTCCAGGGCTGGATGCGGCGGCCGGTGCGCTTCCCCGCCATGCCCATGGTGAACGGCGCGGTGGCGCTGGTGGCCGTGGCGCTGGGTATCGCGGTGATCGCCGGGGCGCAGATGGACCCGGTGCTCGGCGCCTACTTCGCCGCCGCGGTGGCCCTGGGGATCCTTGTGACCCTGCCCATCGGCGGGGCCGACATGCCGGTGGTGATCTCCCTATACAACGCCGCCACCGGCCTGGCGGTGGCCTTCGAGGGTTACCTGCTCAACAACCCGGCCATGGTCATCGCCGGCACCGTGGTGGGCGCCGCGGGCACCCTGCTCACGCTGCTCATGGCCCGGGCCATGCACCGTTCCGTGTTCCAGGTGGTGGGGGCGGGCTTCCGGGCCCCCGAGGCCGCCGCCGAGACCGGGGCGGAGGGCGGCCTGCTCAAGGGCATCGAGCCCGTGGATGCGGCCATCCAGCTGGGCTACGCGCGCAAGGTGGTGATCATCCCGGGCTACGGCATGGCGGTGGCCCAGGCCCAGCACAAGGTGTGGGAGCTGGTGCAGCGGCTGGAGGAACGGGGCGTGGAGGTGCGCTTCGCCATCCACCCGGTGGCCGGGCGCATGCCGGGTCACATGAACGTGCTGCTCGCCGAGGCGGGCGTGCCCTACGACATGGTGGCCGACCTGGAGACCATCAACCCCGAGCTGCCCCAGGCGGACGTGGCCCTGGTGATCGGCGCCAACGACGTGGTCAATCCCTCCGCCCGCAACGTCCCCGACAGCCCCATCTACGGCATGCCCATCATCAACGCCGACCAGGCCCGCAACGTGCTGGTCATCAAGCGGGGCGGCGGCCAGGGCTTCTCCGGGGTGGAGAACCCCCTGTTCACCGCCGACCACGCCCGCGTCCTGTTCCGCGACGCCCTGGACGGCGCCTCGGAGCTGGTGCAGGCCCTGAAGCAAGTGTGA
- a CDS encoding YHS domain-containing protein: protein MRPLSSRNELEFRGMYFAFCSPSCQERFLQDPEHFLSRQGAPNRASGPAKRRRLRLGQQPSPDQAETLRELLEGMMGVRTVGFRGDRLEITYDPGQASMEGLERELMEAGDRLGAGWGERLRRAFVHFEAEEG from the coding sequence ATGCGCCCCCTTTCCAGTCGCAATGAGCTGGAATTCCGGGGCATGTACTTCGCCTTCTGCTCCCCATCCTGCCAGGAACGCTTCCTGCAGGACCCGGAGCATTTCCTGAGCCGGCAGGGCGCTCCAAACCGGGCATCCGGCCCCGCCAAGCGGCGGCGCCTGCGGCTGGGCCAGCAACCCTCGCCCGACCAGGCCGAAACGCTCCGGGAACTGCTGGAAGGAATGATGGGAGTCCGGACAGTAGGCTTCCGCGGGGACCGCCTGGAAATCACCTACGATCCCGGGCAGGCCAGCATGGAGGGTCTGGAAAGGGAGCTCATGGAGGCCGGCGACCGGCTGGGCGCCGGATGGGGCGAGCGGCTGCGCCGCGCCTTCGTGCACTTCGAGGCGGAGGAGGGGTAG
- a CDS encoding ICP22 family protein has protein sequence MASAKRIRLCGLFLLTAPALAWGAPFSADLQPLNDSGVSGNAGMELEGDSLDVEINASGLEPNETHPQHIHGPPDSPAALPGMDADADGDGFIELEEATTTVGPVILPLTSTPDGAQGPAPQANQAPQGGPGPQNAQGPQNGNGPQQGELPEQAQQMDQEQLQEMDQDQQADQDQDQEGNGNGGEGGFPIADEDGNINFSATYDLSDEDIFGDDFSRDDLLPMEQRAIVLHGLSTTEEDGVGTEGEVDGTAGYKEVLPVAGGAIVAEADDGAEPTPPAEGDGPGAPDAEIPEPGVLSLLAMGMLAFLGGFGRRFGRLRG, from the coding sequence ATGGCAAGCGCGAAACGGATACGTCTATGCGGCCTCTTCCTGCTGACGGCTCCCGCCCTGGCCTGGGGGGCGCCCTTCAGCGCCGACCTCCAGCCCCTGAACGACTCGGGGGTAAGCGGGAACGCCGGCATGGAGTTGGAGGGGGACTCCCTGGACGTGGAGATCAACGCCTCCGGCCTGGAGCCCAATGAAACCCATCCGCAGCATATCCATGGTCCGCCCGACTCGCCGGCCGCCCTCCCCGGCATGGATGCCGATGCGGACGGTGACGGCTTCATCGAGCTGGAGGAGGCCACCACCACGGTCGGACCAGTAATCCTTCCCTTGACCTCAACCCCCGACGGGGCTCAGGGGCCTGCTCCCCAGGCGAACCAGGCTCCCCAAGGTGGGCCGGGTCCCCAGAATGCCCAAGGGCCGCAAAACGGGAACGGTCCACAGCAGGGGGAGCTACCCGAGCAGGCGCAACAGATGGACCAGGAGCAGTTGCAGGAAATGGACCAGGATCAGCAGGCTGATCAGGACCAGGATCAGGAGGGTAATGGAAACGGCGGAGAGGGAGGTTTCCCCATCGCTGACGAGGACGGCAACATCAACTTCAGCGCCACCTACGACCTGAGCGACGAGGATATCTTCGGCGACGACTTCTCCCGGGACGACCTGCTGCCCATGGAGCAGCGGGCCATCGTCCTGCACGGTCTGAGCACCACCGAGGAGGACGGCGTCGGCACGGAGGGTGAGGTGGACGGCACCGCCGGCTACAAAGAGGTCCTGCCGGTGGCGGGCGGCGCCATCGTTGCCGAGGCGGATGACGGCGCCGAGCCCACTCCGCCTGCCGAGGGAGACGGCCCGGGCGCTCCCGATGCGGAGATCCCCGAGCCAGGCGTGCTGAGCCTGCTCGCCATGGGCATGCTCGCCTTCCTGGGCGGCTTCGGCCGCCGCTTCGGCCGGCTACGCGGCTAA
- a CDS encoding thioredoxin family protein → MTKEVKVLGTGCANCQTTLQLIEQVTADQGAEIDLQKVEDIGDIMSYGVMSTPGVVVDGTVVHAGGVPDRKAVEGWLAG, encoded by the coding sequence ATGACCAAGGAAGTGAAGGTGCTCGGCACCGGTTGCGCCAACTGTCAGACCACCCTCCAGCTCATCGAGCAGGTGACCGCCGACCAGGGCGCCGAGATCGATCTGCAGAAGGTGGAGGACATCGGCGACATCATGAGCTACGGGGTCATGTCCACGCCCGGCGTGGTGGTGGACGGCACCGTGGTTCACGCCGGAGGCGTGCCGGACCGAAAGGCCGTGGAGGGCTGGCTGGCGGGATAG
- a CDS encoding SHOCT domain-containing protein has protein sequence MWMSDGHGLWGLGGVFMILFWVLVVLAIAALVRWLALGPGRPGEGPDTPKRDRPRAMELLEERYARGEIDREEFLQKKQDLEP, from the coding sequence ATGTGGATGTCCGACGGTCACGGCCTTTGGGGCTTGGGCGGCGTTTTCATGATCCTGTTCTGGGTGCTGGTGGTGCTCGCCATCGCCGCCCTGGTCCGATGGCTGGCGCTGGGTCCCGGGCGACCCGGCGAAGGCCCGGATACCCCTAAGCGAGACAGGCCCAGGGCCATGGAGCTCTTGGAGGAGCGCTATGCCCGCGGGGAGATCGACCGCGAGGAGTTCCTGCAGAAAAAGCAGGACCTGGAACCGTAG
- a CDS encoding NAD(P) transhydrogenase subunit alpha — protein MIEGFVALYIFILAAFTGYEIISRVPETLHTPLMSGANFAHGIVVVGAMVALSHAHTPAEQALGFVAVLLAAMNAVGGYVVTERMLRMFKSSQGGGE, from the coding sequence GTGATCGAAGGCTTCGTCGCCCTCTACATCTTCATCCTCGCCGCCTTCACCGGCTACGAGATCATCAGCCGGGTCCCCGAGACCCTGCACACCCCCCTCATGTCCGGGGCCAACTTCGCCCACGGCATCGTCGTGGTGGGGGCCATGGTGGCCCTGAGCCACGCCCATACCCCCGCCGAGCAGGCGCTGGGCTTCGTGGCCGTGCTGCTTGCCGCCATGAACGCCGTGGGCGGCTACGTGGTCACCGAGCGCATGCTGCGCATGTTCAAGAGCAGCCAGGGGGGCGGCGAATGA
- a CDS encoding NfeD family protein, translated as MACEGVLAAGAGLLWGAWGLAGALAVILAVGDMPVVRLLDRHLPARLGKEALPGCRGRVAEGFRESGGKGDCRGRIRLQGALWSARLDSAAGHRPGCGEYVRVCGLEGLTLVVRPER; from the coding sequence GTGGCCTGCGAGGGGGTCCTGGCGGCCGGGGCCGGTCTGCTCTGGGGCGCCTGGGGCCTGGCCGGGGCCCTCGCCGTTATCCTGGCGGTGGGGGATATGCCGGTGGTAAGGCTCCTGGACCGCCATCTCCCGGCGCGGCTGGGCAAGGAGGCCCTGCCCGGTTGCCGGGGCCGGGTGGCGGAGGGGTTCCGGGAGAGCGGCGGCAAGGGCGATTGCCGGGGGCGTATCCGGCTCCAGGGGGCCCTGTGGTCCGCCCGGCTGGATTCGGCGGCCGGCCACCGGCCCGGCTGCGGGGAGTATGTCCGCGTCTGCGGCCTGGAGGGGTTGACTCTGGTGGTGCGGCCCGAGCGGTAG